In Microtus ochrogaster isolate Prairie Vole_2 unplaced genomic scaffold, MicOch1.0 UNK3, whole genome shotgun sequence, the following proteins share a genomic window:
- the Chchd5 gene encoding coiled-coil-helix-coiled-coil-helix domain-containing protein 5, translating into MQAALEVTARYCSRELDQYGQCVAAKPESWHRDCHHLKMSIARCTSSHPIIRQIRQACAEPFEAFEECLRLNEAAVGNCAGHMRRFLQCAEQVQPPSSPTPGETQPLPAS; encoded by the exons AT GCAGGCAGCCCTGGAAGTCACAGCTCGATACTGCAGCCGGGAGCTGGATCAGTATGGCCAGTGTGTGGCCGCCAAGCCAGAGTCCTGGCATCGGGACTGTCACCACCTTAAGATGAGCATTGCTCGCTGCACATCCTCCCA CCCCATCATCCGCCAGATTCGCCAGGCCTGTGCTGAACCGTTTGAAGCCTTTGAGGAGTGTCTTCGCTTGAATGAGGCTGCAGTTGGCAACTGTGCGGGACACATGCGCCGCTTCCTGCAGTGCGCTGAGCAGGTGCAACCGCCAAGTTCGCCCACACCTGGAGAG ACacagcctcttcctgcctcctga